GGCGGTGGCCGGACGCTGTTCGGAGATGAACAGACTGCGTTCAGGGATCACGATGTGGACCCTTGCATCCGAAACGCCCTGGATGCTGCGGATGGTCCGGGTCAGTTCACCCTGCAAAGCCCAGTAGTAGCGGAGGCGGCGCTCGAAGTCCGTAAGGCCCAAATTGGTTTCCTTCAGGATCTCGAAACCGACGACGCTGTTCTTCGGAAGCCCCTCCATCGCGAGGCCGAGCCGCACCTCATGGACGGAACCTTCCGGAACGTAGACGGCCCCCTGGGTCTCGTCCACCCGGAAGTCCACCCGGCGATCCTGCAGCGCGACCACCACTGCCCGCAGATCGTCCCGCTGCAGGCCCGTGAAGACCGGCTCGTAGCGCGGCGTCCCGAGCTGCACGCCCAGCACGATGATGGCCACGAGCAACGCCGCGGCGCCGCCCAGAGTCGCCAGGCGTGCCGTACGGCTCATGCCCCGCCAGATGCTTCCGACCTGCTCCCTCGAACGCTCCAGCGCCGCGCGCACTTCCGGCCTCCCGTCCCCCCGCTACGCTGGGCCCGTCAGATGGGCATCCGGGAGATTTCCTGATAGGCCTCGATCAGCTTGTTGCGAACGGCAACGGTGAGTTCGAGGGCCAGCCGGGCGCGCTCGATGGCGAGCGACACCTGGTGCAGGTCGGTGACGTCGCCCCGAGCCACTGCCTCCGCCGCCTGCTGTGCCTGGATCTGGAGGTCGTTGACCTGGGCGATGGCGTCCTTCAGCACCTGGGTGAAGGGCCTGGTGGCTGTTTTCGCTTCCGACGAAGACGCAACGGAGCTTGTCGCGCCCGCCTGCCCCCCAATAACATGGCCTGTCACCAGGCCGACACGGCTAAGGCTGGTCATGGCGGCCATATCCTGCCCATCCTCCCATCGCGGTCAGGAACGGCGCTTCCTGCTACCCGCGCAGCAGAGCAAGCGCCCCCCGGGCCATCTCGGAGGCCGCGCCGAACGCCGCCAGGTTGGCCTGGTAGGCCCGCTCGGCGGCCAGCATGTCCACCATCTCGGTGATGGGATCCACGTTGGGATACTCCACGTAACCGTCCGGCCGGGCGTCGGGATGACCGGGGTCATAGACCAGGCGGGGCGGCGACGGATCCTCGATTACGGCCGCCACTTCAACACCCATGCCGGGACGCGCCTGGACGCGAGGGGCTGCAGGAAACACCCACGCCTGCGGCTCAAGGGCGGAGAATACCGCTACTTGCCGCCGGTACGGCCCGCCCCTTGGCGACCGAGTGGAGTAGGCGTTGGCGAGGTTGTTGGCGATCAGATCCATTCGCAGGCGCTCGGCGGTCAACCCGGATGCGCTGATGTCAAGCGAGGGCAGAAAAGGCATTTCGTGTGGGCCCTCCCTCCTAGCGGCGCCCTTCGGAGATGGCGGTGCGCAGGGCAGCAAAGCG
This genomic window from Bacillota bacterium contains:
- the fliF gene encoding flagellar basal-body MS-ring/collar protein FliF, whose product is MRAALERSREQVGSIWRGMSRTARLATLGGAAALLVAIIVLGVQLGTPRYEPVFTGLQRDDLRAVVVALQDRRVDFRVDETQGAVYVPEGSVHEVRLGLAMEGLPKNSVVGFEILKETNLGLTDFERRLRYYWALQGELTRTIRSIQGVSDARVHIVIPERSLFISEQRPATASVLLSLQPGVSLSRAQVRGIVHLVANSVEGLDPANVTVVDTKGNVLSDLFAAEQGAGASNAAAERLQLKRTYERELERSLQATLEQVWGAGHVVVRVTADLTFDEQ
- the fliE gene encoding flagellar hook-basal body complex protein FliE, which produces MTSLSRVGLVTGHVIGGQAGATSSVASSSEAKTATRPFTQVLKDAIAQVNDLQIQAQQAAEAVARGDVTDLHQVSLAIERARLALELTVAVRNKLIEAYQEISRMPI
- the flgC gene encoding flagellar basal body rod protein FlgC, which encodes MPFLPSLDISASGLTAERLRMDLIANNLANAYSTRSPRGGPYRRQVAVFSALEPQAWVFPAAPRVQARPGMGVEVAAVIEDPSPPRLVYDPGHPDARPDGYVEYPNVDPITEMVDMLAAERAYQANLAAFGAASEMARGALALLRG